The following are encoded in a window of Aquipuribacter sp. SD81 genomic DNA:
- a CDS encoding isochorismatase family protein, whose translation MTTLTDRPGTALVVIDLQKGVVGAAHERDAVVAAVGSLVERARRERVPVVWVQHSADDLPRGSEPWQLVPELAVADGEPVVHKRHGDSFEATDLEDVLARRRVGRLVVTGAQSDACIRSTIHGAFVRGYDVTLVADAHTTEDLTEWGAPPPAAVVAHTNLYWRFQTAPGRTAEVVESADVDLVR comes from the coding sequence ATGACGACCCTCACGGACAGGCCGGGGACGGCGCTCGTGGTCATCGACCTGCAGAAGGGCGTGGTGGGCGCCGCGCACGAGCGCGACGCCGTCGTCGCGGCGGTCGGCTCGCTGGTCGAGCGCGCCCGTCGCGAGCGGGTCCCGGTGGTGTGGGTGCAGCACTCCGCCGACGACCTGCCGCGGGGCAGCGAACCGTGGCAGCTCGTGCCCGAGCTGGCGGTCGCCGACGGCGAGCCGGTCGTGCACAAGCGGCACGGTGACTCCTTCGAGGCGACGGACCTCGAGGACGTGCTCGCGCGACGTCGCGTCGGCCGGCTCGTGGTGACGGGGGCCCAGAGCGACGCGTGCATCCGCTCCACGATCCACGGCGCCTTCGTGCGCGGCTACGACGTGACGCTCGTCGCGGACGCGCACACGACGGAGGACCTCACCGAGTGGGGGGCGCCGCCGCCGGCGGCCGTCGTCGCCCACACCAACCTGTACTGGCGCTTCCAGACCGCCCCCGGCCGCACGGCCGAGGTCGTGGAGAGCGCCGACGTCGACCTCGTCCGCTGA
- a CDS encoding SDR family oxidoreductase, whose amino-acid sequence MRGTAGSPVLVVTGGTRGIGAAVAHRAVAAGWRVCVTWRDDEAAARDTVGALRALGGSVVDVRADLADDGAAEAVLDAAAVLGPVTHVVANAGTTGRLGRLVDTEAAVVRRVVDVNATGTLLLARECVSRWEAVGTPGVLVTVSSVAAQSGAPGEYVAYAASKAAVEALTVGLAKEVGPSGIRVACVSPGTTRTGIHAAGGEPGRPDRVAPSVPLRRAGEPDEVAAAVWWLLSDEASYVSGAVLRVSGGL is encoded by the coding sequence GTGAGGGGGACGGCCGGCTCACCCGTGCTCGTGGTGACGGGCGGGACCCGCGGCATCGGCGCGGCCGTCGCGCACCGCGCGGTCGCGGCCGGCTGGCGGGTGTGCGTGACGTGGCGGGACGACGAGGCGGCGGCGCGCGACACCGTCGGTGCGCTGCGGGCGCTCGGCGGGTCGGTCGTGGACGTCCGCGCCGACCTCGCCGACGACGGCGCCGCCGAGGCCGTCCTCGACGCGGCCGCGGTCCTCGGGCCCGTCACGCACGTGGTCGCGAACGCGGGCACGACGGGCCGGCTCGGGCGGCTCGTCGACACCGAGGCCGCCGTCGTGCGCCGGGTCGTCGACGTCAACGCGACGGGCACGCTGCTGCTCGCCCGCGAGTGCGTGAGCCGGTGGGAGGCCGTGGGCACGCCCGGCGTGCTCGTGACGGTGTCGTCGGTGGCGGCGCAGAGCGGCGCGCCGGGGGAGTACGTCGCCTACGCCGCCTCCAAGGCGGCCGTCGAGGCCCTGACCGTCGGGCTGGCGAAGGAGGTCGGCCCGTCGGGCATCCGGGTCGCGTGCGTGTCGCCCGGCACGACCCGGACGGGCATCCACGCGGCCGGCGGCGAGCCGGGCCGCCCGGACCGCGTGGCACCGTCGGTGCCGCTGCGGCGCGCGGGGGAGCCGGACGAGGTCGCGGCCGCGGTGTGGTGGCTGCTGTCGGACGAGGCGTCCTACGTGAGCGGTGCCGTCCTGCGGGTGTCCGGGGGGCTCTGA
- a CDS encoding DUF222 domain-containing protein: MFESGAAAEVLAAATALAGLGPAVDDAARVDRIRALEELKAAAAAAQARDAADLYRSRCEAEAAAGVPARERGRGVASEVALARRESPHRGGRHLGLARALVDEMPHTLAGLEAGRISEWRATLLVRETAVLARADREAVDEEVAAGLDELERLGDRALVARVRQVAYRLDPRSVVERARRAEGERCVTVRPAPDTMAYLTALLPVRQAVSVQVALQRSAETARCAGDERSRGQVMADALVGAVLGSAGATPVAAVAPVPSAPDVAVQLVMTDRALLGGDDEPARLDGIGTVPSAWARDVVARTLEEDGRVFVSRLLLDPLGAVVASESRARCAPPGLARLVRLRDGG, from the coding sequence GTGTTCGAGTCCGGTGCAGCCGCTGAGGTGCTCGCGGCTGCCACCGCCCTCGCGGGGCTGGGACCGGCGGTCGACGACGCCGCGCGCGTCGACCGGATCCGCGCGTTGGAGGAGCTGAAGGCGGCGGCTGCGGCGGCGCAGGCGCGTGATGCGGCGGACCTGTACCGGTCGCGGTGCGAGGCGGAGGCGGCGGCGGGGGTGCCGGCGCGGGAGCGGGGTCGGGGCGTCGCGTCGGAGGTGGCGTTGGCGCGGCGGGAGTCCCCGCACCGGGGCGGTCGACACCTCGGCCTGGCCCGGGCCCTCGTGGACGAGATGCCGCACACGCTGGCCGGGCTCGAGGCCGGCCGGATCAGCGAGTGGCGTGCGACGCTGCTCGTGCGCGAGACCGCGGTGCTGGCCCGCGCCGACCGCGAGGCGGTCGACGAGGAGGTCGCGGCCGGCCTCGACGAGCTGGAACGGCTGGGGGACCGGGCGCTGGTGGCCCGCGTGCGCCAGGTCGCCTACCGCCTCGACCCCCGCTCGGTGGTCGAGCGTGCCCGCCGGGCCGAGGGCGAACGGTGCGTCACCGTCCGCCCCGCGCCGGACACGATGGCCTACCTGACGGCGCTCCTGCCGGTGCGCCAGGCGGTGTCGGTCCAGGTCGCGCTCCAGCGCTCGGCCGAGACGGCCCGCTGCGCGGGGGACGAGCGCAGCCGGGGGCAGGTCATGGCGGACGCGCTCGTCGGTGCCGTCCTCGGGTCCGCCGGTGCGACGCCGGTGGCTGCGGTGGCGCCGGTGCCGTCGGCGCCCGACGTCGCCGTCCAGCTGGTCATGACCGACCGCGCCCTGCTCGGCGGCGACGACGAGCCCGCGCGGCTCGACGGCATCGGCACGGTGCCGTCGGCGTGGGCGCGGGACGTCGTCGCCCGCACGCTGGAGGAGGACGGGAGGGTGTTCGTGTCCCGGCTGCTGCTGGACCCGCTGGGTGCGGTGGTGGCGTCGGAGTCCCGCGCCCGCTGCGCCCCGCCGGGCCTGGCGCGGCTGGTCCGGCTGCGCGACGGCGG